A portion of the Helicobacter pylori NQ4053 genome contains these proteins:
- a CDS encoding aminotransferase class I/II-fold pyridoxal phosphate-dependent enzyme has product MFSKSLEALRHAKRYRKRELFDPLLKDYASNDYLGLSVRKDLLQNAFNKLQSFVSHSPKASMLVNGYHSLHAELEERLADLLGFESALLVGSGFLGNLALIDTLLVKNALLFMDTHYHASGIFSTKTKPNQVIFFSHNDAKDLQQKLFNAPKNKLKFIAIEGVYSMDASIAPYDFYEIIQEIPNAFLIVDEAHSFGTIGENLLGFLEYHRIKEKDKIIKLSTFSKALASYGACILAPLQTIEFLTNRAKSVIYTTALSLLDTALTLAHLEYFIAQKQELKNELSKHQQIIFETLGIRTLAGFFTLEFENNPDLLNAHHFLKEKGFLVGAIRPPTVSKPLLRVSLSLKNSLEDTKDLANTLLNYSKIQSSFKSD; this is encoded by the coding sequence ATGTTTTCTAAATCTTTAGAAGCCCTACGCCATGCCAAACGCTACCGCAAAAGAGAGTTGTTTGACCCTTTATTAAAGGATTACGCTTCTAATGATTATTTGGGTTTGAGCGTTAGAAAAGACTTGCTTCAAAACGCTTTTAATAAGCTCCAATCCTTTGTTTCTCATTCCCCTAAGGCTTCTATGCTAGTGAATGGCTACCACTCTTTGCATGCAGAGTTAGAAGAGCGATTAGCGGATTTGTTGGGATTTGAAAGCGCTCTTTTAGTGGGGAGTGGTTTTTTGGGCAATCTGGCTTTAATAGACACCCTATTAGTCAAAAACGCCCTCTTATTCATGGACACACACTACCATGCAAGCGGGATTTTTAGCACCAAAACGAAGCCTAATCAAGTGATCTTTTTCTCGCACAATGACGCTAAGGATTTACAACAAAAACTCTTTAACGCTCCTAAAAATAAGCTCAAATTCATCGCCATTGAGGGGGTTTATTCTATGGATGCGAGCATCGCTCCTTATGATTTTTATGAAATCATTCAAGAAATCCCTAACGCTTTTTTAATCGTAGATGAAGCCCATAGTTTTGGGACCATCGGCGAGAATTTGTTGGGTTTTTTAGAATATCATCGCATCAAAGAAAAAGACAAAATCATTAAGCTCAGCACTTTTTCTAAAGCGCTTGCGAGCTATGGGGCGTGTATTTTAGCCCCCTTACAAACCATAGAGTTTTTAACCAATCGCGCTAAAAGCGTGATTTACACCACCGCTTTAAGCCTGTTAGACACCGCTTTAACTTTAGCCCATTTAGAATACTTTATCGCACAAAAACAAGAATTAAAAAATGAGCTTAGCAAACACCAACAGATTATTTTTGAAACATTAGGTATTAGAACGCTCGCAGGATTTTTTACTTTAGAGTTTGAAAACAATCCCGATCTTTTAAACGCCCATCATTTTTTGAAAGAAAAAGGGTTTTTAGTGGGAGCTATCCGCCCTCCTACGGTTTCTAAACCCCTTTTACGAGTCTCTTTATCCCTCAAAAACAGCTTAGAAGACACTAAAGATCTTGCGAACACCCTTTTAAATTATTCTAAAATACAATCTTCTTTTAAGAGTGATTAA